From the genome of Mycobacterium sp. 050128, one region includes:
- a CDS encoding ATP-binding cassette domain-containing protein, with protein sequence MYPLAIEVADLTKTFGGNTSALSGVSFSVPAGTVCGLLGHNGAGKTTTINILSTLLRPTSGSATVAGYDIVRQPAKVRASIAMTGQFVALDSLLTARENLVLFGRMRGLRRREAKARADELIERFDLVAAADRHVSTYSGGMQRRVDLAAALMVLPKVLFLDEPTAGLDPRSRRDVWALVSSLAQQGITVLLTTQYLDEADVLSDSIVVIDQGKVIASGTAEDLKRRVGAGYCQVSPANPDDLPQVATALTGLSGIDVDGDANSVSVLAPDGVATLAEVFRRIDALGVELADISLRKPSLDEAFLHITERTAARS encoded by the coding sequence GTGTATCCACTGGCAATCGAGGTTGCAGATCTCACAAAGACTTTCGGGGGAAACACGTCTGCGCTGTCCGGCGTAAGTTTCTCGGTTCCGGCCGGGACCGTCTGCGGTTTGCTCGGCCACAACGGCGCCGGCAAGACAACCACGATCAACATCCTGTCGACACTGCTGCGCCCCACATCCGGCAGCGCCACCGTCGCCGGATACGACATCGTCCGCCAACCCGCCAAGGTGCGCGCCAGCATCGCGATGACCGGACAGTTCGTCGCGCTGGATTCGTTGCTCACCGCGCGGGAGAACCTGGTGCTGTTCGGCAGGATGCGCGGGCTGCGGCGCCGCGAGGCAAAGGCCCGCGCCGACGAGCTGATCGAACGGTTCGACCTCGTCGCGGCCGCGGACCGCCATGTGTCGACGTATTCCGGTGGCATGCAGCGCCGCGTCGACCTCGCCGCCGCCCTGATGGTGCTGCCGAAAGTGCTCTTTCTCGACGAGCCGACCGCCGGACTCGATCCTCGCAGCCGCCGCGACGTCTGGGCGCTGGTGAGTTCGTTGGCCCAGCAAGGGATCACCGTGCTGCTGACCACGCAGTACCTGGATGAGGCCGATGTGCTCAGCGACTCGATCGTTGTCATCGACCAGGGAAAGGTGATCGCCAGCGGCACCGCCGAGGACCTCAAGCGCCGGGTGGGCGCCGGCTACTGCCAGGTCAGTCCGGCCAATCCGGACGACCTGCCTCAGGTCGCGACGGCGCTGACCGGACTCAGCGGGATCGACGTCGACGGCGACGCCAACTCGGTGTCGGTGCTTGCCCCCGACGGAGTGGCGACGCTCGCGGAGGTCTTTCGCCGTATCGACGCGCTCGGCGTCGAACTCGCCGATATCTCGTTGCGGAAGCCCTCATTAGACGAGGCATTCCTGCACATCACCGAGCGGACCGCCGCCCGATCATGA
- a CDS encoding FkbM family methyltransferase — protein MSLLDNARLIARGVSLEVPRYLSERAWKRQFVNQLKSRQVDVVLDVGANSGQYAMGLRKRGYRGRLVSFEPLAGPFSELLSNASKDPLWDCRRHALGDVDGTISINVAGNSGESSSVLPMLKSHQDVFPAANYVGAEEVSIHRLDTVVPEILRPSDQIFLKIDVQGFEKQVLAGSKATANDRCVGMQLELSFLPLYEGGMLIREALDLAYSLGFTLTGMLPCFTDIRNGRMLQADGIFFRDDS, from the coding sequence GTGTCTTTGTTGGACAATGCCCGCTTGATAGCGCGTGGCGTCTCCCTCGAGGTGCCACGCTATCTTTCTGAGCGGGCCTGGAAGCGCCAGTTCGTCAACCAGCTCAAATCACGGCAGGTTGACGTGGTGTTAGACGTGGGCGCCAACTCCGGCCAATACGCCATGGGCCTGCGCAAGCGGGGCTACCGGGGGCGCCTCGTCTCGTTCGAACCGCTGGCCGGGCCGTTTTCCGAGTTGCTGAGCAACGCGTCCAAAGACCCGCTTTGGGACTGCCGGCGGCACGCGCTGGGCGATGTCGATGGGACGATCTCGATCAATGTCGCGGGCAACTCCGGTGAAAGCAGTTCCGTCTTACCGATGCTGAAAAGCCATCAAGACGTCTTCCCGGCAGCGAATTATGTTGGTGCCGAAGAGGTTTCGATTCACCGGCTTGACACAGTGGTGCCCGAGATTCTGCGGCCGTCGGACCAAATCTTCCTCAAGATCGACGTCCAGGGGTTCGAGAAACAGGTACTCGCCGGGAGCAAGGCAACGGCGAACGATCGCTGCGTCGGCATGCAACTCGAACTTTCCTTCCTGCCGTTGTACGAGGGCGGAATGCTGATCCGGGAAGCGCTGGACTTGGCATACTCATTGGGGTTCACCCTGACCGGAATGCTGCCCTGTTTCACCGACATTCGTAACGGCCGGATGTTGCAGGCCGACGGCATCTTTTTCCGTGACGATTCGTGA
- a CDS encoding MMPL/RND family transporter: protein MTTEPIATQHEAPPVQKPFVARTIRSLSLIFILAWVALTLLVTFAVPSLERVGREHSVPLAPQDAPAVQAMMRMGKVFKESDSDSFVMLVLEGQQELGDSAHKYYDKLMRLLKADTKHVEHVQDLWGDRLTAAGAQSADSKAVYVQMNLAGNQGTTQGQDSIASVRDIIAKNPPPPGLKAFVTGPSALFSDMQEAGDRSILKMTAVGAAIIFVVLLFVYRSIITVILLLITVGIEVLAARGIVAFLGDHSMVQLSTFAVNLLVALAMAAGTDYGIFFFGRYQEARQAGEDRETAYYNTFRGVVPVVLGSGLTIAGAMLCLSFTRMPIFQTMGVPCAIGLVVSVVIALTLVPAMLTIGGRFGLLDPTRAIRFGRWRRIGTAIVRWPVPILIATIAVALVGLVTLPGYQTSYNNRLYMPDDIPANIGYAAADRHFSQARMLPEILMIESDHDMRNPADFIVLHRLARAIFKVPGIARVQGITRPEGTPIEHTSIPFMLAMQNSAQSQNIKYMKARMDDMLEQVHMMDIQIASMTRLYELQKELTALTHESITKTDEMTLLLYELRNHFADFEDFLRPIKSYFYWEKHCFDIPICWSLRSIFDTLDGIDELSDKLADLEIDLHKMDVLLPQLLEQYPQMLASMRFFKETTLTMHSTMSGIIGQVNVDNKDATTMGQAFDNSRNDDSFYLPPEIFKNADFQKAMNQFLSPDGKAARFIISHKGDPATPESVERVDKIKTAAEEALKTTPLEDAKIYLAGTASTFKDFKDGSKFDLLIAGIGALCLIFTIMLIITRSFVAALVIVGTVALSLGSSFGLSVLIWQYILGIKLYWMVLPMSVIVLLAVGSDYNLLLVSRMKEEIGAGINTGIIRAMGGTGKVVTNAGLVFAFTMASMASSDLRIIGQVGTTIGLGLMFDTLIVRSFMTPTIAAILGRWFWWPQVVRPRPASQMLRPEGSRPVVRALLGRDFPDDAPTAEIPRQSV from the coding sequence ATGACAACCGAACCGATAGCCACCCAGCACGAAGCACCCCCCGTCCAGAAGCCGTTCGTAGCGCGAACAATCCGCAGCCTTTCGCTGATCTTCATCCTGGCGTGGGTGGCACTGACCCTGCTGGTCACCTTCGCAGTTCCCTCGCTGGAACGGGTGGGCCGAGAGCACTCGGTGCCATTGGCACCGCAAGACGCGCCCGCCGTGCAGGCGATGATGCGGATGGGCAAGGTCTTCAAGGAGTCGGACTCGGACAGCTTCGTGATGCTCGTGCTCGAGGGGCAACAGGAGCTCGGGGACAGTGCGCACAAGTACTACGACAAATTGATGCGGCTGTTGAAGGCCGACACGAAACATGTTGAGCACGTTCAGGATCTGTGGGGCGATCGACTCACCGCGGCGGGTGCCCAAAGCGCCGACAGTAAGGCCGTATACGTCCAGATGAATCTGGCCGGCAACCAGGGCACGACGCAGGGCCAAGATTCCATTGCTTCCGTCCGGGACATCATCGCCAAGAATCCGCCACCTCCAGGCCTCAAGGCCTTTGTCACCGGCCCGTCAGCGCTGTTCTCGGACATGCAGGAGGCCGGTGACAGATCGATTCTGAAGATGACCGCGGTCGGCGCGGCGATCATTTTCGTGGTGCTGCTGTTCGTCTATCGGTCGATCATCACGGTGATCCTGCTGTTGATCACCGTCGGGATCGAGGTACTCGCCGCCCGCGGAATCGTCGCATTTCTGGGCGACCACAGCATGGTGCAGTTGTCGACGTTTGCCGTCAACCTGCTGGTGGCCCTTGCGATGGCGGCCGGAACCGACTACGGGATCTTCTTCTTCGGCCGGTATCAAGAGGCGCGTCAGGCCGGCGAGGATCGAGAAACCGCCTACTACAACACCTTCCGCGGGGTCGTCCCCGTCGTATTGGGTTCCGGTTTGACGATCGCCGGAGCAATGTTGTGCCTGAGCTTTACCCGGATGCCCATCTTCCAGACCATGGGCGTGCCGTGCGCGATCGGCTTGGTCGTTTCCGTCGTAATCGCGCTGACGTTGGTTCCGGCGATGCTGACCATCGGCGGTCGCTTCGGGTTACTCGATCCCACGCGAGCCATCCGGTTCGGTCGGTGGCGGCGAATCGGCACGGCAATTGTCCGCTGGCCGGTGCCCATCCTCATCGCGACCATCGCGGTCGCGCTGGTCGGGTTGGTGACGCTGCCGGGCTACCAGACCAGCTACAACAACCGGCTCTACATGCCCGACGACATTCCGGCGAACATCGGCTATGCGGCCGCCGACCGGCATTTCTCCCAAGCGCGGATGTTGCCCGAAATTCTGATGATCGAATCCGATCACGATATGCGCAATCCGGCCGATTTCATCGTCCTGCACAGGCTGGCCAGAGCCATCTTCAAGGTTCCCGGAATTGCCCGGGTTCAGGGCATAACCCGGCCCGAAGGCACACCGATTGAGCACACCTCGATACCGTTTATGCTCGCCATGCAGAACTCCGCTCAGTCGCAAAACATTAAGTATATGAAGGCTCGCATGGACGACATGCTCGAGCAGGTCCACATGATGGATATCCAGATCGCGTCGATGACGCGGCTTTACGAACTCCAGAAGGAACTTACCGCGCTTACGCACGAGTCGATCACCAAGACCGACGAGATGACGCTGCTCTTGTACGAGTTGAGAAATCACTTCGCGGACTTTGAAGATTTCCTCCGACCAATTAAGAGCTACTTCTACTGGGAAAAGCACTGCTTCGACATCCCGATATGCTGGTCGTTGCGGTCGATCTTCGACACGCTCGACGGGATTGACGAGCTGAGCGACAAGCTTGCCGACCTGGAGATCGATCTCCACAAGATGGATGTACTGCTACCGCAACTCCTCGAGCAGTACCCGCAGATGCTCGCGTCAATGCGGTTCTTCAAGGAAACGACGCTGACGATGCACAGCACGATGTCGGGGATTATCGGGCAGGTGAACGTCGACAACAAGGACGCCACCACCATGGGTCAGGCGTTCGACAACTCCAGAAACGACGATTCCTTCTACCTGCCACCCGAGATTTTCAAGAACGCGGACTTCCAGAAGGCGATGAATCAATTCCTGTCCCCCGACGGGAAGGCAGCCCGGTTCATTATTTCCCACAAGGGTGACCCCGCGACTCCCGAGAGCGTGGAGCGGGTTGACAAAATCAAGACGGCGGCCGAAGAGGCACTCAAGACCACGCCGCTGGAAGACGCCAAGATCTATCTCGCTGGCACCGCGTCGACCTTCAAGGACTTCAAAGACGGCTCGAAATTCGACCTACTGATCGCCGGAATCGGCGCGCTCTGCCTGATTTTCACGATCATGCTGATCATCACGCGAAGTTTTGTGGCCGCGCTGGTCATCGTCGGTACGGTGGCACTTTCGTTGGGCTCATCGTTCGGGCTCTCGGTGCTGATCTGGCAGTACATTCTCGGGATCAAGCTGTACTGGATGGTCCTGCCGATGTCGGTGATCGTCCTCCTGGCCGTGGGGTCCGACTACAACCTGCTGCTCGTATCCCGGATGAAAGAAGAAATCGGCGCGGGCATCAATACCGGCATCATTCGGGCAATGGGCGGTACCGGCAAGGTCGTCACCAACGCAGGGCTGGTGTTCGCATTCACGATGGCGTCGATGGCGTCCAGTGACTTGCGCATCATCGGTCAGGTCGGGACGACCATCGGCCTGGGTCTGATGTTCGACACCTTGATCGTGCGCTCGTTCATGACTCCGACCATTGCCGCCATTCTCGGGCGCTGGTTCTGGTGGCCGCAGGTGGTCCGTCCACGCCCGGCCAGTCAGATGCTGAGGCCGGAAGGTTCGCGCCCGGTGGTGCGCGCTTTGCTGGGCCGGGATTTCCCCGACGATGCACCTACGGCCGAGATCCCTAGGCAATCGGTCTAG
- a CDS encoding MMPL/RND family transporter, which translates to MSDESLGTERPSRPFIARNVHRFSILIILGWLGLTVFFTVGVPPLEVVEQGHSVSLNPADAPSFKAMARLGQDFKESNSGALAMIVLEGDQPLGHDAHQYYDELVRRLEADTKHVQHVQNFWGDPVTAAAAQSIDGKAAYVQLNLGGLQGASAGDESVAAIRGIVAGLPAPPGLKVYVTGPAATVADMNKAGQETVTTVTLASLSVIFITLLLVYRSITTVILLLLTVGLQLTIARGMVAFLAYHGFIGLTTFAVNLLVAAVIATGTDYGIFFVGRYQEARQAGEDKETAFYTTFSSVAKVVLASGLTISGAVLCLSFTRLPYFQPLGLPNATGIAVAVLVALTLTPALLAVGARFGLFEPKRKLRVRGWRRIGTAIVRWPAPIFIATLAIALIGLLTLPGYNPSYDDQKFIPADIPASVGNAAAARHFPESRMMMPEILLVEADHDLRNPTDMLVLNQLAKGILAVPGVSTVQSVTRPEGTPLAHTSIPYIMSMSQSSQLTNMAFQKDRMNDMLKQADEMAKMIKLMQHMVELMKELTATTHDMVGQTHQIQKTTAELRDRVSDFEDFFRPLRSYFYWEKHCYDVPVCFAIRSVFDAIDGVDEVNDKFTELVADLDKLDAILPQLLIQIPQLIETMQSMRTMMLTMHSTMEGTIGQMEVNGGQNPNAMGQAFDTSKNDDSFYIPPSIIDGSDTFKRVMKIFLSPDGKNARLLIAQKGDPATPEGLSRVDPIRTAAEESLKGTPLEDAKVYLTGTAAVVKDLVEGAKFDLLIAGVAALCLIFIIMLIMTRSFLAALVIVGTVLLSLGASFGMSILVWQYLLGLQIHWTVLSMSVIVLLAVGSDYNLLLVSRMKEELSAGIHTGIIRAMAGTGKVVTNAGLVFAFTMASMAVSDLRSIAQLGTTIGMGLMFDTLVVRAFMTPAVAALLGRWFWWPQQVRTRPASQMLRPLGSRPLVRSLLLKETR; encoded by the coding sequence ATGAGCGACGAAAGCTTAGGCACGGAGCGGCCCTCGCGACCCTTCATCGCGCGGAACGTCCACCGGTTTTCAATACTCATCATCTTGGGCTGGCTCGGCCTCACCGTCTTCTTCACCGTCGGCGTCCCGCCCCTGGAGGTCGTCGAACAAGGGCATTCGGTATCGCTGAATCCCGCAGACGCACCGTCCTTCAAGGCGATGGCACGCCTCGGCCAGGACTTCAAGGAATCCAATTCGGGCGCCCTGGCGATGATTGTCCTCGAGGGAGACCAACCTCTCGGCCACGACGCGCACCAGTACTACGACGAATTGGTGCGCCGGCTCGAAGCCGATACCAAGCACGTCCAGCATGTCCAGAACTTCTGGGGAGATCCGGTCACCGCCGCCGCCGCGCAAAGTATCGACGGCAAGGCCGCGTATGTGCAGCTAAACCTTGGCGGCCTCCAGGGCGCATCCGCGGGAGACGAATCCGTAGCGGCCATCCGCGGCATCGTGGCCGGGCTGCCCGCGCCGCCCGGACTCAAGGTCTATGTGACCGGCCCCGCCGCAACCGTCGCGGATATGAACAAGGCAGGCCAGGAGACCGTCACGACGGTCACACTGGCGAGCCTTTCCGTGATCTTTATTACGTTGCTGCTCGTCTACCGCTCGATTACTACTGTCATCTTGTTGTTGCTGACGGTCGGTCTGCAATTAACGATAGCCCGAGGAATGGTCGCATTTCTCGCTTATCACGGGTTCATTGGCCTTACTACTTTCGCAGTCAACCTCTTGGTGGCCGCGGTCATCGCTACGGGTACCGACTATGGAATCTTCTTTGTTGGGCGATATCAGGAGGCCCGGCAGGCGGGCGAAGATAAAGAAACCGCTTTCTATACCACATTCAGTAGTGTCGCGAAGGTTGTGCTGGCCTCCGGATTGACGATTTCCGGAGCGGTTCTTTGCCTGAGCTTTACCCGGCTGCCCTATTTCCAGCCGCTGGGACTTCCCAATGCAACGGGTATCGCCGTCGCTGTTCTCGTCGCGCTCACGCTCACACCCGCACTGCTCGCCGTGGGCGCTCGTTTCGGCCTGTTCGAACCGAAACGGAAGCTCCGGGTGCGCGGCTGGCGACGAATAGGCACCGCGATCGTTCGCTGGCCGGCGCCGATCTTCATTGCCACATTGGCGATTGCCCTTATTGGGCTGCTGACACTGCCGGGCTACAACCCCAGCTATGACGACCAGAAGTTCATCCCTGCAGACATTCCCGCCAGCGTAGGAAACGCGGCCGCGGCGCGACATTTTCCCGAGTCACGAATGATGATGCCGGAAATCCTGTTGGTCGAAGCCGATCACGACCTGCGCAATCCCACGGACATGCTGGTGTTGAATCAATTGGCCAAAGGGATCCTCGCGGTGCCGGGTGTTTCTACGGTTCAAAGCGTGACTCGCCCTGAGGGAACTCCGTTGGCGCACACCAGCATTCCATACATCATGAGCATGTCGCAGTCGTCTCAGCTGACCAATATGGCGTTCCAGAAGGATCGCATGAACGACATGCTGAAACAGGCCGACGAAATGGCCAAGATGATTAAGCTGATGCAGCACATGGTCGAGTTGATGAAGGAGCTTACCGCCACGACCCATGACATGGTCGGCCAGACGCATCAAATTCAGAAGACCACCGCAGAATTGCGCGACCGTGTTTCGGATTTCGAGGATTTCTTCAGGCCGCTCCGCAGTTATTTCTACTGGGAAAAGCATTGCTACGACGTTCCCGTCTGCTTCGCGATTAGATCGGTGTTCGACGCAATCGATGGCGTCGACGAGGTCAATGACAAGTTCACCGAATTGGTGGCAGACCTCGATAAATTAGATGCGATCCTGCCGCAGTTGCTTATACAAATTCCGCAGTTGATCGAAACCATGCAGAGCATGCGGACCATGATGCTGACCATGCACAGCACCATGGAGGGGACAATCGGCCAGATGGAGGTGAATGGCGGCCAAAACCCGAACGCTATGGGTCAGGCGTTCGACACCTCTAAGAATGACGATAGTTTCTATATCCCGCCGAGCATTATCGATGGCTCGGATACCTTCAAGCGGGTCATGAAGATCTTCCTGTCGCCCGACGGAAAGAACGCCCGCCTGCTGATTGCGCAAAAGGGCGACCCGGCGACGCCCGAGGGGCTTTCCCGCGTCGATCCGATCAGGACGGCCGCCGAGGAATCGCTCAAGGGCACGCCCCTGGAAGACGCCAAGGTTTATCTGACCGGAACCGCTGCCGTGGTAAAGGACTTGGTCGAAGGCGCCAAATTCGATCTCTTGATCGCGGGAGTCGCCGCGCTTTGCCTTATTTTCATCATCATGCTGATCATGACGCGTAGCTTCCTCGCCGCGCTGGTCATCGTTGGTACGGTATTGCTTTCATTGGGCGCCTCCTTCGGGATGTCCATCCTGGTTTGGCAGTATTTGCTTGGGCTGCAAATTCACTGGACTGTTCTTTCGATGTCGGTGATCGTGCTGTTGGCCGTCGGTTCCGACTACAACCTGCTCCTGGTTTCCCGGATGAAAGAGGAATTGTCCGCCGGCATACACACCGGCATCATCCGCGCCATGGCGGGCACCGGAAAAGTCGTCACCAACGCGGGCCTGGTATTCGCCTTCACGATGGCTTCCATGGCGGTCAGCGACCTGCGCAGCATCGCCCAGCTGGGCACCACGATCGGGATGGGCCTGATGTTCGACACCCTGGTGGTGCGCGCCTTCATGACACCGGCCGTCGCGGCGCTGCTCGGACGCTGGTTCTGGTGGCCCCAACAAGTGCGCACCCGCCCCGCAAGTCAGATGCTGCGGCCGTTGGGGTCTCGCCCGTTGGTGCGCTCATTGCTGCTGAAAGAAACGCGGTGA
- a CDS encoding ABC transporter permease — MSALAALTERSLVSATRDGEMIFEVLSPIAYLAGFSVALHGLIDTGPVTYSQYLVPAVVVQSMIFVGLLTADRAIRDHLSGLGVRLKTQPISAATPVAARMAATQIRAVLALLVALVAGYAFGFRMTGGPGHAIAFVLISLLLCLAVGLGADALGSSSNSLQGASYMLFVPQLLLFLLSTGIAPEKTFPAWLRPWVRNQPVSQVAETLRGLGSGHVGVNNLIISLAWCFGMVLVFGTITMRMQRRSA, encoded by the coding sequence ATGAGCGCTTTGGCGGCTCTCACCGAACGGTCGCTGGTGTCAGCGACACGCGACGGCGAGATGATTTTCGAGGTACTGTCGCCGATCGCGTATCTGGCCGGCTTCAGCGTGGCTCTGCATGGCCTGATCGACACCGGTCCGGTGACCTATTCGCAATATCTGGTGCCCGCCGTGGTCGTCCAGTCGATGATCTTCGTCGGCCTGCTTACCGCGGACCGCGCGATCCGCGACCACCTCAGTGGCCTGGGCGTGCGATTGAAGACGCAGCCGATCTCCGCGGCAACCCCCGTTGCCGCGCGTATGGCCGCTACCCAAATCCGCGCTGTACTAGCCCTTTTGGTGGCGCTCGTCGCCGGGTATGCCTTTGGATTCCGGATGACGGGTGGGCCGGGCCATGCGATTGCTTTCGTGCTGATCTCGTTGCTGCTGTGCCTGGCGGTGGGGTTGGGTGCCGATGCACTGGGATCGAGTTCGAACAGCCTTCAGGGAGCCAGTTACATGCTGTTCGTCCCCCAGTTGCTGCTGTTCCTGCTGTCCACCGGCATCGCCCCCGAGAAGACCTTCCCCGCCTGGCTACGTCCGTGGGTACGCAACCAGCCGGTCTCTCAGGTCGCCGAGACGCTGCGTGGGCTCGGCAGCGGACACGTCGGGGTCAACAACTTGATCATCAGCCTGGCCTGGTGTTTCGGTATGGTGCTGGTCTTCGGCACGATCACGATGCGGATGCAGAGGCGCAGCGCGTGA
- a CDS encoding GDP-L-fucose synthase family protein, whose protein sequence is MDLGSRIYVAGHRGMVGSAITRRLVGEGFTDVVTRTHDELPLDDPAAVEEFFAAQRPQYVVLAAAKVGGIVANATYGADFIRENLKIQTNVIDAAYRYGAQKLLFLGSSCIYPRDAEQPIREDALLTGPLEETNLPYAVAKIAGKTMCDAYRKQYGFNAFTVMPSNVYGVGDNFHPEHSHVVAGMLRRFHEAKTAGADEVVVWGSGSPLRELIDADDLADACVLLLRSYDGGGMINVGSGEEISIRDLALLIKSIVEFDGRVEFDRSRPDGTPRKIMDNTNLTALGWRPSVTIEAGLKKMYDWFLESDALRLS, encoded by the coding sequence ATGGATCTAGGTTCACGGATTTACGTTGCCGGTCACCGCGGCATGGTGGGTTCGGCGATCACCCGGCGGCTGGTGGGCGAGGGTTTCACCGACGTCGTGACCCGCACACATGACGAATTGCCCCTCGACGACCCCGCGGCGGTCGAGGAATTCTTCGCCGCGCAGCGCCCGCAGTACGTCGTCCTGGCGGCCGCGAAGGTCGGTGGGATCGTCGCGAATGCGACCTACGGTGCCGACTTCATCCGGGAGAACCTCAAGATCCAGACGAATGTCATCGATGCTGCCTATCGGTACGGCGCACAGAAGCTGCTCTTCCTGGGATCGAGTTGCATCTATCCGAGAGACGCCGAGCAACCGATTCGTGAGGATGCGCTGCTCACCGGTCCGTTGGAGGAAACCAACCTGCCCTATGCGGTGGCCAAAATCGCGGGCAAGACGATGTGCGATGCCTATCGAAAGCAGTACGGCTTCAACGCATTTACGGTGATGCCGTCGAATGTCTACGGCGTCGGCGATAATTTTCACCCCGAGCACTCCCACGTCGTCGCGGGCATGTTGCGCCGGTTCCACGAGGCCAAAACGGCCGGCGCCGACGAGGTTGTCGTATGGGGGAGTGGCTCGCCGCTGCGTGAGCTCATCGACGCCGACGATCTCGCCGATGCGTGCGTCCTGCTGCTGCGTTCGTACGACGGTGGCGGAATGATCAATGTTGGCTCGGGTGAGGAGATTTCGATCCGAGACTTGGCCCTGTTGATCAAATCCATCGTCGAGTTCGACGGGCGCGTCGAGTTCGACCGCTCTCGCCCCGACGGCACGCCCCGCAAGATCATGGACAACACGAACCTCACCGCGCTCGGATGGCGGCCTTCGGTGACCATCGAAGCCGGCTTGAAAAAGATGTACGACTGGTTCCTCGAGTCAGATGCGTTGCGCCTGAGCTGA
- a CDS encoding glycosyltransferase family 2 protein has protein sequence MSGPMFSIIVPTWKAAGHVGGCAESLLRQTYTDFELVVVDGASTDGTLDVVKSYAGDFGDRLVVHSEPDKGIYDAMNRGVSMATGQWLLFLGSDDRLHDADTLARVAKFIGDNAPCDLVYGDVIMGSTGARHAGEFDLDRLQFETNICHQSIFYRRELFAGIGPYNLRYPIWADWDFNIRCFSNPALNIRYMDIVVADYNDMTGLSMRTGTDKEFRKRLPMYFWVGAMETGNRMLTFFKEKENRQLAVRAWRTRFKAASKARADNAGT, from the coding sequence ATGAGCGGACCGATGTTTTCGATCATTGTCCCGACCTGGAAGGCGGCGGGGCACGTGGGTGGCTGCGCCGAGAGCCTTCTCCGCCAGACCTATACCGATTTCGAGCTGGTCGTGGTGGACGGCGCCTCGACGGACGGGACCCTCGACGTCGTCAAGAGCTATGCCGGCGACTTCGGCGATCGTTTGGTCGTGCACAGTGAGCCCGATAAGGGCATCTACGACGCGATGAACCGCGGTGTCAGCATGGCGACAGGGCAGTGGTTGCTCTTTCTCGGGTCCGACGACAGACTGCACGACGCGGATACCCTGGCCCGGGTGGCCAAGTTCATCGGCGACAACGCGCCCTGCGACCTGGTGTACGGCGATGTGATCATGGGCTCGACCGGTGCCCGCCACGCCGGGGAATTCGACCTCGACCGGCTACAGTTCGAGACCAACATCTGCCACCAGTCGATCTTCTATCGTCGCGAGCTCTTCGCCGGCATCGGCCCGTACAACCTGCGTTACCCGATCTGGGCCGACTGGGATTTCAACATCCGCTGCTTCTCCAACCCCGCGCTTAACATCCGGTACATGGACATCGTCGTTGCCGACTACAACGACATGACCGGCCTCAGCATGCGGACGGGCACGGACAAGGAGTTCAGAAAGCGGCTGCCGATGTACTTCTGGGTCGGGGCCATGGAAACCGGCAACCGAATGCTGACGTTCTTCAAGGAAAAGGAGAACCGCCAGTTGGCGGTGCGTGCCTGGCGCACCCGTTTCAAGGCCGCCTCGAAGGCCCGGGCAGACAACGCCGGAACGTAG
- a CDS encoding ABC transporter permease — MTSHAADQGSLLSQSWLQAIRLLIRWRRDRAVLMGSLLLPVFLLLLYQVVLGEQVRKVTGVDSLYGLVPFCAVLSALFGALGNAVGITMDRQSGLLSRMWVLPVHRASALTGRLTAEVARALVGTILITALGVMMGLRFKHGLAGALLYVLVPSIMVVGFTALVIALVLRTTSPAVLTWIMGGTITLAFVNPGTTPIGMFPDWLRPFVRFQPISPPIETMRALAYDGPIVWPLAMTVLWTVAMLVLFVPVGLRGYRICAETSNL; from the coding sequence GTGACATCGCATGCCGCAGACCAAGGCTCATTGCTGAGCCAGAGCTGGTTGCAAGCCATTCGGCTCCTTATCCGGTGGCGGCGCGACCGAGCGGTGCTGATGGGTTCCTTGCTCTTGCCGGTCTTTCTGCTCCTGCTGTACCAAGTGGTGTTGGGTGAGCAGGTGCGCAAGGTGACCGGCGTGGACAGCCTTTACGGGCTCGTCCCGTTCTGTGCGGTGCTGTCCGCGCTGTTCGGCGCCTTGGGCAATGCGGTGGGCATCACGATGGATCGCCAGTCGGGGTTGCTCAGCCGGATGTGGGTGCTTCCGGTGCATCGGGCGAGCGCGCTGACCGGGCGGCTCACCGCGGAGGTCGCGCGGGCACTGGTCGGAACGATCCTGATCACTGCGCTCGGAGTGATGATGGGACTGCGGTTCAAGCACGGGTTGGCCGGGGCGCTACTGTACGTCCTGGTTCCGTCGATCATGGTGGTCGGATTCACGGCATTGGTGATCGCGCTGGTCCTTCGCACCACCAGCCCTGCCGTGTTGACCTGGATCATGGGCGGGACAATCACATTGGCATTCGTGAATCCCGGGACCACACCGATCGGGATGTTCCCGGATTGGCTTCGGCCGTTTGTCCGCTTCCAACCGATATCGCCGCCCATCGAGACCATGCGGGCACTGGCGTACGACGGTCCGATTGTCTGGCCCCTGGCGATGACCGTCCTCTGGACCGTCGCGATGCTCGTGCTATTCGTCCCGGTGGGCTTGCGCGGGTATCGGATCTGCGCCGAGACCAGCAACCTGTAG